One part of the Coleofasciculus sp. FACHB-T130 genome encodes these proteins:
- the grxC gene encoding glutaredoxin 3, which yields MFDFLNPILGRHPERNKANVEIYTWQTCPFCIRAKMLLWWKGVNFTEYKIDGDEAARAKMAERANGRRSVPQIFINEQHIGGSDDLYQLNTGGQLDPLLAQPAVQG from the coding sequence ATGTTTGACTTTCTTAATCCAATCCTAGGGCGTCATCCAGAACGTAACAAAGCCAACGTTGAAATCTATACTTGGCAAACTTGCCCCTTTTGCATCAGAGCCAAGATGTTGCTCTGGTGGAAGGGCGTCAACTTTACTGAGTATAAAATTGATGGTGATGAGGCAGCCAGAGCAAAGATGGCTGAACGTGCCAACGGGCGTCGAAGCGTGCCGCAGATTTTTATCAATGAGCAGCACATTGGTGGGAGCGATGACCTCTATCAACTGAATACAGGCGGACAATTAGACCCCTTACTGGCTCAACCCGCCGTTCAAGGCTAG
- the tadA gene encoding tRNA adenosine(34) deaminase TadA gives MAIEIPPPEIEDSAYLVHRQWMIRALELAEKAGDAGEVPVGAVIVSADGNLIAEGENRKERDKDPTAHAEILALRAAGQAMQDWHLNECTLYVTLEPCPMCAGAIALARLRLLVYGVDDPKTGAIRTVANIPDSACSNHRLPVISGILESACRQHLQSWFAQRRLKSQK, from the coding sequence ATGGCTATTGAAATTCCGCCACCGGAAATTGAGGACTCTGCTTACCTAGTTCACCGACAATGGATGATTCGAGCGCTGGAACTTGCCGAGAAGGCGGGTGATGCTGGGGAAGTGCCAGTGGGAGCAGTAATTGTGAGTGCAGATGGTAACTTGATTGCAGAGGGTGAAAATCGCAAAGAACGTGACAAAGACCCGACTGCCCACGCCGAAATTTTAGCTCTTAGAGCTGCTGGGCAAGCAATGCAGGACTGGCACCTTAACGAATGCACGCTCTACGTCACCTTAGAACCTTGCCCCATGTGCGCTGGTGCGATCGCGCTAGCACGTCTGCGACTTCTCGTTTACGGTGTGGACGATCCAAAAACTGGCGCGATTCGTACCGTTGCCAATATTCCAGATAGCGCTTGCTCTAACCACCGCTTGCCGGTCATAAGTGGTATCTTAGAGTCTGCCTGCCGCCAACATCTGCAATCTTGGTTTGCCCAACGGCGCTTAAAAAGTCAAAAGTAA
- a CDS encoding 1-acyl-sn-glycerol-3-phosphate acyltransferase encodes MTQPDPSEQTIETPKPVKVVPITSRVLPWLASLGYKVTKYLVIPFYFGKAEVTGQENIPATGPVILAPTHRSRWDAFVVPHAAGQPVTGRDLRFMVSADEMKGWQGWFISRMGGFPVDTRNPGVGTFRHGVEVLRQGEVLVIFPEGGIYQDTQVHPLKTGLARIALQVESSQPELDVKIVPISVRYGSPVPHWGCGIKVNIGEPISVANYCSNTPKQSAKKLTADLEAALKQIDGCEVEEADTLSTAPPLNEVSGAQSSF; translated from the coding sequence ATGACTCAGCCCGACCCCTCTGAACAAACGATAGAGACACCAAAACCTGTCAAGGTAGTTCCTATTACTTCCCGTGTTTTACCTTGGCTAGCTTCCTTAGGCTATAAGGTGACGAAATATCTTGTCATTCCCTTTTACTTTGGTAAAGCCGAAGTCACCGGACAAGAAAATATCCCCGCTACCGGGCCGGTGATCCTAGCTCCTACTCATCGCTCTCGCTGGGATGCGTTTGTCGTGCCTCATGCGGCTGGACAACCTGTGACGGGTCGTGACCTGCGGTTTATGGTGTCAGCGGATGAAATGAAAGGGTGGCAAGGCTGGTTTATCAGCCGCATGGGAGGGTTCCCAGTAGATACCCGAAATCCGGGAGTTGGCACTTTTCGTCATGGCGTCGAAGTTCTCCGCCAGGGAGAAGTGCTGGTCATCTTCCCGGAAGGCGGCATCTACCAGGATACGCAAGTTCACCCCCTCAAGACGGGTTTGGCGCGCATTGCCTTGCAAGTGGAATCCAGCCAACCAGAATTGGATGTCAAAATTGTGCCGATTAGCGTCCGTTACGGCAGCCCGGTGCCGCATTGGGGATGCGGTATAAAAGTTAACATTGGTGAGCCGATCTCAGTCGCGAATTATTGCAGCAATACGCCAAAACAAAGTGCGAAAAAACTAACCGCCGATTTAGAAGCGGCGCTTAAACAGATAGATGGATGCGAAGTAGAAGAGGCGGATACGCTCTCTACTGCTCCCCCTTTAAATGAAGTATCGGGCGCTCAGTCATCGTTTTAA